Genomic DNA from bacterium:
AGTATTTATCCATTAACCTTTCTTTTATCTTTTTTTGAGGTGCACTTACCACAATTATTTTATCAAATAATTTTTCACTATTTGTTTCAAACAGTAGGGGAATTTCTATAAATATTATACCTCCATTTTTTTTTGTGTCAAATATATTTTTATTAATCTCGTCAAAAACCATAGGATGTAGTAAATTCTCTAATTGCCTTTTTTTTATTGCATCAGTAAAAATAATTTCCCTTACTTTTTCTTTGTTTATTCTTCCATCTTTTTCAATATCTTCTCCAAAAATTTTCTTTATTTTTTTTAAAATATTGTTTCTTTTCCATAAATTATGTACAATTTCATCACATGAAATAACTTTAAATTTCCATTTTCTAAGAATTTCTGTTATAGTAGTTTTTCCTGAACCAAGGATTCCAGTAATTCCAACAATAATGGATTTTTTCATAAAGTTCCTAATTCCCAGGAAGAGAGGTATCTTTCTTGTAAATCTGTTAAACTGTCAATTTTTATATTCATTGTATTAAGTTTATATTTTGCAATTTGTTTATCTATTTCTTCAGGTACATCGTAAACATTTACTTTAAGATTGGGATGTTCTTTTATAAATTTAATAGATAAAAATTGATTTGCAAAACTCATATCCATAACTTCCGGTGGATGTCCTTCTGCACATGCAAGATTAAGTAATCTACCTTCTCCCAGTATAAAAATTTTTTTACCATTTTTAAGGATATATTCAGTAAGTCCATTTCTTATTCTTTTTTTCCTTAAAGTATTTTCTTCTATTTCATCCATTTTTATTTCAACATTAAAATGACCAGAATTTCCAAGAATAACACCATCTTTCATTTTATTTATTTCTTTCATTGTTATTATAGATGTATTTCCAGTTGCAGTAATAAATATATCTCCAATTTTACTTGCCTCTTTCATTGACATAACTAAAAATCCATCCATTACTGCTTCAAGGGCTTTTATTGAATCAACTTCTACTACTATTACCCTTCCTCCCATCCCTCTGAATCTCCGGGCAATTCCTTTACCGCACCAGCCATATCCACAAACAACTATTATTTTACCCGCAATTAAAATATTTGTTGCTCTTAACAATCCGTCTACGGTTGATTGTCCTGTTCCATATCTGTTATCAAAAAGGTATTTCGTTTTTGCATTATTGACTGCAATTACAGGAAATTTTAAAAGTTTCTGTTTATTTAAGTTTTTAAGGCGAATAACACCTGTAGTTGTTTCTTCTGTTGCTCCAATGATATTTTTTATATATTTTTCATTTTGATGAACAAAAGTAATCAAATCGCCTCCGTCATCTATTATAAAATGGGGCATATTTTTTGCTACATTTTCTATATTTTTATAATATTCAGAACCACTTTCGCCTTTTTTTCCAAAAACAGGAATACCCTTTTTAACAAGATATGCCGCTACTTCGTCCTGAGTACTTAAAGGATTTGATGCACACAGAAAAACTTCTGCACCACACTCTTTAAAGTTTATAATTAAGTTCGCAGTTTCAGAAGTTATATGCAAACAGGCACCTATTTTATAACCTTTAAAAATTTTTCTTCTTGAATATTTATTCCTTAAATACTTTATAACGGGCATATGCTGTAAAGCCCAATTTACTTTATTTTCACCTTCTCTATAAAGGTTTATATCTTTTATAGAATATTCCATTTTAAAATTATCTGATATTTTTTGTAAATATTTCTTTTGAATCAGTTTTTTCCCATGTAAAATCCTCATCATTTCTTCCAAAATGTCCATAACAGGCAGTTTTCCTAAAAATCGGTCTTAAAAGGTCAAGTTTTTTTATAATTCCTCTCGGAGAAAGGTCAAAATTATCTTTTATAATTTTTACAATTTCACTATCAGGAATTAATCCTGTTCCATAAGTATTTATCATTAAAGATACCGGTTCTACCTGTCCAATAACATAAGCAATTTGTATTTCACATTTTCTGGCTATACCAGAAGCCACAATATTTTTAGCGAGATATCTTGCCATATAAGAACCTGATCTGTCTACTTTTGTTGGGTCCTTACCAGAAAAACATCCACCTCCATGACTTCCAACTCCACCATAAGTATCTACAATAATTTTTCTACCCGTAACACCGGTATCTGCCATTGGACCACCAATAATAAAACTTCCAGTGGGATTCGTAAAAATTTTCATTTTTTTACTTCTTAATTCTTCTGGAATTACATAATTTATTACAAGTTCTATTATGTCATCTTTAATCTTTTTCTGTGATACACCAGGATTATGTTGTGCTGATACAACAACACTTTCAACGGATACAGGTTTTTCATTTTCATAAAGAACTGTTACCTGTGATTTTCCATCAGGTCTTAAATAATCAACTATTTTTTTCTTTCTTATTTCTGCTAATCTCATTACAAGTTTATGGGCAAGTGTTATTGGCAAAGGCATAAGTTCAGGTGTTTCATCTGTTGCGTATCCAAACATCATTCCCTGGTCTCCTGCACCTCCTTTATCAACTCCTGTGGCTATTTCAGGTGCTTGTTCTTGAATAGATGTTATTATACCGACAGATTCATACTGAAATCCGTAGGATGGATCAATATAACCAATTTCTTTTAATAAATTTCTTGCAAGTTCAGGTATATCAACATAACCAGTTGTTGTAATTTCACCTGCAATAAATAAAAGCCCTCTTGTTGTTAATGTTTCACAGGCAACTCTTCCGTTTTTATC
This window encodes:
- a CDS encoding adenosylhomocysteinase, whose protein sequence is MEYSIKDINLYREGENKVNWALQHMPVIKYLRNKYSRRKIFKGYKIGACLHITSETANLIINFKECGAEVFLCASNPLSTQDEVAAYLVKKGIPVFGKKGESGSEYYKNIENVAKNMPHFIIDDGGDLITFVHQNEKYIKNIIGATEETTTGVIRLKNLNKQKLLKFPVIAVNNAKTKYLFDNRYGTGQSTVDGLLRATNILIAGKIIVVCGYGWCGKGIARRFRGMGGRVIVVEVDSIKALEAVMDGFLVMSMKEASKIGDIFITATGNTSIITMKEINKMKDGVILGNSGHFNVEIKMDEIEENTLRKKRIRNGLTEYILKNGKKIFILGEGRLLNLACAEGHPPEVMDMSFANQFLSIKFIKEHPNLKVNVYDVPEEIDKQIAKYKLNTMNIKIDSLTDLQERYLSSWELGTL
- the metK gene encoding methionine adenosyltransferase gives rise to the protein MKNYYLFTSESVCEGHPDKICDQISDSILDEVLKQDKNGRVACETLTTRGLLFIAGEITTTGYVDIPELARNLLKEIGYIDPSYGFQYESVGIITSIQEQAPEIATGVDKGGAGDQGMMFGYATDETPELMPLPITLAHKLVMRLAEIRKKKIVDYLRPDGKSQVTVLYENEKPVSVESVVVSAQHNPGVSQKKIKDDIIELVINYVIPEELRSKKMKIFTNPTGSFIIGGPMADTGVTGRKIIVDTYGGVGSHGGGCFSGKDPTKVDRSGSYMARYLAKNIVASGIARKCEIQIAYVIGQVEPVSLMINTYGTGLIPDSEIVKIIKDNFDLSPRGIIKKLDLLRPIFRKTACYGHFGRNDEDFTWEKTDSKEIFTKNIR
- the coaE gene encoding dephospho-CoA kinase (Dephospho-CoA kinase (CoaE) performs the final step in coenzyme A biosynthesis.), yielding MKKSIIVGITGILGSGKTTITEILRKWKFKVISCDEIVHNLWKRNNILKKIKKIFGEDIEKDGRINKEKVREIIFTDAIKKRQLENLLHPMVFDEINKNIFDTKKNGGIIFIEIPLLFETNSEKLFDKIIVVSAPQKKIKERLMDKY